The Geothrix sp. genome has a window encoding:
- a CDS encoding class I SAM-dependent methyltransferase, which produces MDIPRIFNIAESAHRIHNPLTPGKLATLGVALRLESGARVLDLGSGSGEMLCTWAHDHGVVGTGIDMSRLFTEQAKRRAEELGVADQVKFIHGDATGYVSDEGVDVAACVGATWIAGGVAGTVELLAQSLRTGGIILIGEPYWRQLPPTKEVAKGCLANSISDFLLLPELLASFDRLGCDIVEMVLADQDDWDRYEAAKWLTMRRWLETNPDDESAEEVRAKLTSEPGRYAAYTREYLGWGVFALMPR; this is translated from the coding sequence ATGGACATCCCAAGGATCTTCAACATTGCCGAAAGTGCTCATCGCATTCATAACCCGTTGACACCAGGCAAGCTGGCCACCCTCGGCGTGGCGCTGCGCCTGGAATCGGGGGCTCGAGTCCTCGACCTCGGTAGCGGTTCGGGGGAGATGCTATGCACCTGGGCACACGATCACGGAGTCGTCGGCACCGGCATCGACATGAGCCGGTTGTTCACCGAGCAGGCGAAACGCCGTGCTGAAGAACTGGGCGTCGCCGATCAAGTCAAGTTCATCCACGGCGATGCCACCGGCTATGTCTCGGATGAAGGGGTCGATGTGGCCGCCTGTGTCGGCGCCACTTGGATTGCCGGGGGAGTCGCCGGCACCGTCGAGCTTCTGGCGCAGAGCCTGCGGACCGGAGGGATCATCCTCATCGGCGAGCCTTACTGGCGGCAGTTGCCGCCGACGAAAGAGGTTGCCAAGGGATGTCTTGCCAACTCAATCTCCGACTTTCTCCTGCTGCCTGAACTTCTCGCGTCTTTCGACCGCCTTGGCTGCGACATCGTTGAAATGGTTCTGGCTGACCAAGACGACTGGGACAGGTATGAGGCGGCCAAATGGCTCACCATGCGCCGATGGCTTGAAACCAATCCCGATGACGAGTCCGCGGAAGAGGTTCGAGCCAAACTGACCTCGGAACCCGGGCGCTACGCCGCTTACACGCGCGAATACCTGGGCTGGGGTGTATTCGCTCTGATGCCGCGATGA
- a CDS encoding methyltransferase domain-containing protein gives MAEQQPSFDAAKYKHAQREQWNKDGAAWRHWNPILDRWYGVVTSQMLDLARIQPGQRILDIATGAGEPAVSAAERVGPDGYVLATDIAEGIAELALQVARERGLRQMETRAMDGESLDLPDASFDAVLCRLGLMYMPHPVTALREWRRALKPGGRVAVAVFSTPDRNSWGALPASTIRRRAQLPPPVPGQPGPFSLGAPGVLEGVFRQAGFTDPEVRAVPVPHRMASSAEYVRVAREAFGAFNAMMAHLPPQERESVWNEVESSLRPFESPGGFEAPGECLVGAATK, from the coding sequence ATGGCGGAACAGCAACCCTCATTCGACGCAGCGAAGTACAAGCACGCACAGCGGGAGCAATGGAACAAGGACGGTGCGGCGTGGCGGCACTGGAATCCCATCCTGGATCGTTGGTACGGGGTGGTCACCAGTCAAATGCTCGACCTCGCCCGGATTCAGCCAGGCCAGCGCATCCTGGACATCGCAACCGGGGCGGGGGAACCCGCGGTCAGTGCCGCGGAGCGGGTCGGCCCTGATGGCTATGTGCTGGCGACGGACATCGCGGAAGGGATCGCCGAGCTGGCGCTCCAGGTCGCCCGTGAACGAGGGCTCAGGCAGATGGAGACGCGCGCAATGGACGGCGAGAGCCTGGATCTCCCGGACGCGTCCTTTGATGCGGTGCTGTGCCGGCTGGGCCTGATGTATATGCCCCACCCGGTGACCGCGTTACGCGAGTGGCGCCGCGCGCTGAAGCCGGGTGGTCGGGTTGCCGTCGCGGTCTTTTCGACGCCGGACCGCAACAGCTGGGGGGCCCTGCCCGCTTCCACCATCCGTCGGCGAGCGCAGCTCCCGCCACCCGTTCCGGGACAACCGGGCCCCTTCAGTCTGGGCGCCCCGGGGGTGCTCGAAGGCGTCTTCCGCCAAGCCGGATTTACCGATCCCGAGGTTCGCGCCGTGCCGGTTCCCCATCGAATGGCCAGTTCGGCTGAGTATGTGCGGGTCGCCCGGGAAGCCTTCGGTGCGTTCAATGCCATGATGGCCCATCTGCCTCCCCAAGAGCGCGAGTCCGTGTGGAACGAAGTCGAAAGCTCCCTGCGCCCTTTTGAATCGCCGGGCGGGTTCGAGGCACCGGGGGAATGCCTTGTCGGTGCAGCCACGAAGTGA
- a CDS encoding DUF1801 domain-containing protein, protein MRNLDHAHPSEIQEIRLAILSADPTIAEGIKWNAPSFRTTDYFATTNLREKTGIGIILHLGAKVRKSSSDGLAIHDADGLLKWLAKDRATIVFRDRTDFNRKRKAFVSIIQQWIAYV, encoded by the coding sequence ATGCGCAACCTGGATCACGCACACCCATCCGAGATCCAGGAGATTCGACTCGCGATTCTCAGTGCCGATCCGACCATTGCCGAGGGCATCAAGTGGAATGCACCCAGCTTCCGAACCACGGACTACTTCGCCACGACCAACCTGCGCGAGAAGACGGGGATCGGCATCATCCTTCACCTCGGCGCAAAGGTCCGGAAGTCGAGCTCGGACGGGTTAGCCATCCACGATGCCGACGGGTTGCTCAAGTGGCTTGCGAAGGACCGCGCGACCATCGTCTTCAGGGATAGGACGGATTTCAACCGCAAACGAAAGGCCTTCGTGAGCATCATCCAGCAATGGATTGCCTATGTATGA
- a CDS encoding DsrE family protein, with the protein MKIGIILETNEPEKAWNGVRFANTALKQGHEVKLFLMSAGVEAESITHETYNVRHQLHDFAENKGAILACGTCIKGRNQAESEVCPISTMVDCLDMVVWADKVVTF; encoded by the coding sequence ATGAAGATCGGGATCATCCTCGAAACCAACGAACCCGAAAAGGCCTGGAATGGCGTCCGATTCGCCAATACCGCATTAAAGCAGGGCCATGAGGTCAAGCTGTTCCTGATGAGTGCCGGCGTTGAAGCCGAATCCATCACCCATGAAACTTACAATGTGCGCCATCAGCTCCATGACTTCGCTGAAAACAAGGGGGCCATCCTGGCCTGCGGCACTTGCATCAAGGGTCGAAACCAGGCCGAATCCGAGGTTTGCCCGATTTCCACGATGGTCGATTGCCTCGACATGGTCGTTTGGGCCGATAAGGTTGTCACATTTTAA
- a CDS encoding DUF664 domain-containing protein yields MIPNIIAPTPGYTPGLGRLVCMLTHVRHTLLSAVGGLSPAEFDHLHDPESNSIGALLAHAAAVEHWFQILTFEGYEPSDDDIADRLPALDLGERGRREIRGRELLFYLDELSRTRQTTLASLAKQDDQWLESKLAAKPDWNAHWAWFHVIEDEIGHCAQIRWLRARLPQNPGASAS; encoded by the coding sequence ATGATTCCGAATATCATCGCCCCTACTCCCGGCTACACCCCCGGCCTAGGCCGGCTGGTCTGCATGCTCACCCATGTTCGGCACACCCTCCTTTCAGCAGTCGGGGGCCTTTCGCCTGCAGAATTCGACCACCTTCACGATCCGGAAAGCAACTCGATCGGGGCCCTCCTGGCTCATGCCGCAGCGGTCGAACATTGGTTTCAGATCCTCACATTCGAGGGGTACGAACCTTCGGATGACGACATCGCCGACCGGCTGCCCGCTCTGGATCTCGGCGAGAGGGGTCGGCGGGAGATCCGGGGCCGGGAGCTTCTGTTCTATTTGGATGAATTATCTCGGACGCGACAAACGACACTCGCCTCGCTGGCCAAGCAAGACGATCAGTGGCTCGAAAGCAAATTGGCGGCTAAACCAGACTGGAACGCCCACTGGGCCTGGTTTCATGTGATCGAGGATGAGATCGGTCACTGCGCTCAAATCCGTTGGTTGCGCGCGCGCCTGCCTCAAAATCCTGGCGCCTCGGCCAGCTAA
- a CDS encoding DinB family protein, with translation MTPHEPSLDDIVAILARTPASLSAMLEGLPQALVTATEGDKTWSPYDVIGHLINGERVNWLPRARHILEGEPRPFDPFDRTAQFTQSQGKPLSELLKTFEVLRRDNLAALAGMNLTEADFNRVGQHPELGEVTLGQLLATWAVHDLDHLGQIARTLAKVHAHAVGPWEQYLSILKDRRHESVSNQAGANKA, from the coding sequence ATGACCCCACACGAGCCCTCCCTTGATGACATCGTGGCCATTCTGGCGCGCACCCCCGCCAGCCTGTCGGCCATGCTTGAAGGCCTGCCTCAGGCCCTGGTGACCGCGACCGAAGGCGACAAGACCTGGTCTCCCTATGATGTGATCGGCCACCTCATCAACGGCGAGCGCGTCAATTGGCTCCCGCGTGCGCGGCACATCCTGGAGGGTGAGCCCCGTCCCTTCGATCCGTTTGATCGAACGGCCCAATTCACCCAGAGCCAGGGCAAGCCGCTATCAGAGCTGCTCAAGACATTTGAAGTGCTCAGGCGGGACAATCTGGCCGCTCTCGCGGGAATGAACCTTACGGAGGCAGACTTCAACCGCGTGGGACAGCATCCAGAACTCGGTGAAGTCACTTTGGGTCAACTGCTCGCCACCTGGGCCGTGCACGATCTCGACCATCTCGGTCAAATCGCTCGAACACTGGCAAAGGTTCACGCCCATGCGGTCGGTCCCTGGGAGCAGTATCTCTCGATCTTGAAGGATCGCCGGCACGAGTCTGTTTCCAATCAGGCTGGGGCGAACAAGGCCTGA
- a CDS encoding kelch repeat-containing protein — protein MKSFLSLFFSGIMLAAQLACGGGGSGTQPSGVQPAPVPSLILAGQMLSPRHSHTATTLLDGRILLAGGNSTTSVSSFDYLGSAETFNPSTNQSMALPTMYLARSTHTATRIANGRVYIFGGTVDSRLTHVEYFDPALNDFVLAGHTFTVRWEHTATLLRDGKIFLAGGSGDQNDTCEVFDPSTNTTETVGWLHTQVRSTVTNRSLMTSHLLSDGSVLLLGGFGSREDTPYLAPVDIVEVYDPLMKRTTVATPLMTPRYSHASTLLPDGRILVMGGVGFDGVSRSSLNTTELYDPRNGTVSPGPLLSVARHNFRATPLPDGRVYISGGESSQINLQTGSLRAKNVTVDEIFDPATNRFSLVQGAVPPRFFHATVLSNDGIFYSIGGLGEGTARNEILKFDIK, from the coding sequence ATGAAGTCATTCTTATCCCTTTTCTTTAGCGGCATCATGCTCGCTGCCCAGCTCGCCTGCGGGGGCGGTGGTTCAGGCACCCAACCATCAGGTGTCCAGCCGGCTCCAGTTCCCAGCCTGATTCTTGCTGGTCAGATGCTTTCGCCAAGGCATTCCCATACTGCAACCACCCTCTTGGATGGCCGAATATTGCTGGCAGGTGGGAATTCGACCACTTCAGTTTCTTCTTTTGACTACTTGGGATCTGCCGAGACCTTCAATCCCTCCACCAATCAGTCAATGGCTCTGCCAACCATGTATCTCGCAAGGTCTACCCATACCGCCACTCGAATTGCCAACGGCCGAGTCTATATTTTCGGGGGTACCGTCGACAGCCGCCTCACACATGTCGAGTACTTTGACCCGGCGCTCAATGATTTTGTTCTGGCTGGCCACACCTTCACAGTCCGCTGGGAGCACACGGCGACACTCCTGCGAGATGGCAAAATTTTCTTGGCAGGAGGGTCAGGGGACCAGAACGATACCTGTGAGGTCTTTGACCCATCCACCAATACAACAGAAACGGTCGGGTGGCTCCATACACAAGTCAGAAGTACGGTCACGAATAGATCTCTGATGACATCCCATCTCCTCTCGGACGGAAGCGTCCTTCTGCTTGGTGGATTTGGAAGCCGCGAAGATACGCCCTATCTTGCTCCTGTGGACATCGTCGAGGTATATGACCCTCTGATGAAGAGGACCACGGTGGCTACGCCTCTCATGACGCCTCGGTACTCTCACGCAAGCACCCTTCTGCCAGATGGAAGAATCCTTGTCATGGGAGGTGTTGGTTTCGATGGGGTATCGCGAAGCTCACTCAACACCACAGAACTCTATGATCCCCGCAATGGAACCGTCAGCCCCGGTCCACTCTTGAGTGTGGCTCGTCACAATTTCCGCGCGACGCCCCTGCCGGATGGTCGAGTTTACATCTCTGGAGGTGAGTCTTCTCAAATCAACCTCCAAACCGGTTCGCTCCGCGCGAAGAATGTGACGGTCGATGAAATCTTTGACCCGGCCACCAATCGTTTTTCGTTGGTGCAAGGGGCCGTTCCGCCACGATTTTTCCACGCAACCGTCCTATCCAATGACGGGATCTTCTATTCCATCGGTGGGCTTGGAGAGGGGACCGCTCGCAACGAGATCCTCAAGTTCGATATCAAGTAG
- a CDS encoding DUF3788 family protein, whose product MTVNPNPPSAAELEGVLGPALVAWNKIIGHAQATHAPLAETWKPSKVGFGRMCLLQQKKRTLLYLTPDQGRIWVAVVLGERAFQLALASSLPDGIKKLLLEARPYAEGRGIRFAIHSPDELASIVTLLEIKTTRS is encoded by the coding sequence ATGACCGTGAACCCCAACCCTCCCAGCGCGGCCGAGCTTGAGGGCGTGCTGGGCCCCGCTCTGGTGGCTTGGAACAAGATCATCGGCCATGCCCAGGCAACCCATGCGCCCCTTGCCGAGACCTGGAAGCCTTCGAAAGTGGGGTTCGGCCGCATGTGCCTGCTCCAGCAGAAGAAGCGAACCCTGCTCTACCTCACGCCCGACCAGGGCCGGATCTGGGTGGCGGTCGTTCTGGGTGAACGCGCCTTCCAGCTCGCCCTCGCCAGTTCGCTTCCAGACGGGATCAAGAAGCTGCTTCTCGAGGCCAGACCCTATGCAGAAGGTCGCGGGATCCGTTTCGCGATCCATTCTCCGGATGAGCTTGCATCGATCGTTACACTGCTTGAAATCAAAACCACCCGCTCGTAA
- a CDS encoding VOC family protein, which yields MKRVTGIGGVFFKAKDAPALRAWYKRHLGIDVQAWGGAAFDWTDAGGQPVAGTTAWLIDPQESDHFAPSTAPFMVNYRVEDLHGLIKALKEEGCHVLEPMDESEYGKFAWVMDPEGNKVELWEPPAGQ from the coding sequence ATGAAACGAGTCACTGGCATCGGCGGCGTCTTCTTCAAGGCCAAAGACGCTCCAGCCCTGCGGGCCTGGTACAAGCGGCACTTGGGGATCGATGTCCAGGCCTGGGGCGGGGCTGCCTTCGATTGGACCGACGCCGGGGGCCAGCCGGTGGCGGGCACCACGGCCTGGTTGATCGATCCGCAAGAAAGCGACCACTTTGCCCCGAGCACCGCTCCCTTCATGGTCAACTACCGGGTGGAAGACCTTCATGGTCTGATCAAGGCCCTGAAGGAAGAGGGCTGCCATGTGCTCGAGCCGATGGACGAATCCGAGTACGGGAAGTTCGCCTGGGTCATGGATCCCGAGGGCAACAAGGTCGAGCTCTGGGAGCCGCCCGCCGGCCAATGA
- a CDS encoding CarD family transcriptional regulator, protein MFEINDPIFFSGTGVCRITGIQAVKFGTMEEQECYVFKPVADPSSCLYIPVMNDEVQGDIRPVLTQEAVSLLIHMMPQEESIWISNDRDRCKDYLAKIQSCDSRQLIKIIKTLYIEKNINSKSKRLNTSDAKIMSIAEKLLYEEFAFVLGIDPKEVVSYIRDRIPQSAQQAS, encoded by the coding sequence ATGTTCGAAATTAACGATCCCATTTTTTTCAGCGGAACAGGAGTTTGCCGTATAACAGGCATTCAAGCGGTCAAATTTGGAACCATGGAAGAGCAAGAATGCTATGTGTTCAAGCCTGTGGCCGATCCATCCTCCTGTTTATATATTCCCGTCATGAACGATGAAGTGCAGGGCGATATTCGCCCCGTCTTGACCCAAGAGGCCGTTTCCCTTTTGATTCACATGATGCCTCAGGAAGAAAGTATCTGGATCAGCAATGACCGTGATCGCTGCAAGGATTATCTTGCCAAGATACAATCCTGTGATAGCCGTCAATTAATTAAAATAATTAAAACGCTATACATCGAGAAAAATATAAATAGTAAATCCAAGCGATTAAACACATCTGATGCCAAGATCATGAGCATTGCCGAGAAGTTGCTCTATGAAGAATTTGCCTTTGTTCTGGGTATTGATCCAAAAGAAGTGGTTTCCTATATCCGGGACAGAATCCCCCAGAGTGCCCAACAGGCGAGTTGA
- a CDS encoding flavin reductase family protein, with protein sequence MARRALSLSKVYGLLEPGPVVLLTTAHDGHRDIMALSWHTMMEFEPPLVGCVVSHRNHSFDLLKATRECVLNLPSVDLAEQVVGCGNTSGRRVDKFARFGLTAKPASRVGAPLIVECFANLECRVVDTRLVSKYCFFILEVVAAWRDATLPSHTIHHLGRGEFEVSGEHLKLKSKMK encoded by the coding sequence ATGGCCCGACGAGCCCTTTCCCTCTCGAAGGTCTACGGCTTGCTCGAGCCCGGGCCCGTGGTGCTGCTCACGACCGCGCACGACGGGCACCGCGACATCATGGCCCTGTCCTGGCACACCATGATGGAGTTCGAGCCGCCGCTGGTCGGCTGCGTCGTCAGCCATCGCAACCACTCCTTCGACCTGCTGAAGGCGACCCGGGAATGCGTCCTCAACCTTCCCTCCGTAGACCTGGCAGAGCAGGTGGTGGGCTGCGGCAACACCTCCGGTCGGCGGGTGGACAAGTTCGCCCGGTTCGGCCTCACAGCCAAGCCCGCTTCGCGCGTCGGCGCGCCCCTCATCGTCGAATGCTTCGCCAACCTCGAGTGCCGAGTGGTCGATACCCGGCTGGTGTCCAAGTATTGTTTTTTCATCCTGGAAGTCGTTGCGGCTTGGAGGGATGCCACCCTGCCCTCGCACACCATCCACCACCTCGGGCGGGGCGAGTTCGAGGTCTCGGGCGAGCACCTCAAGCTCAAGTCGAAGATGAAGTAG